Proteins from a genomic interval of Hydrogenispora ethanolica:
- a CDS encoding ABC transporter ATP-binding protein: protein MIELTEVTKSFGATMAVAELTLTVERGEIFGLVGPDGAGKTTAIRMMTGVIDPDSGTVRVLGERNIETIKPRLGYVPQRFSLYGDLTVMENIRFIGSLYGAERRKIESKAEAILRFTKLWEFRTRLADNLSGGMKQKLALAAGLMHQPELFFLDEPTTGVDPVSRREFWQMLYSLNKEGMTVFVSTPYMDEAELCTKVAFMHNGRIVSLGSPEQLRREYPYRLLELQVRHKNIKPLLAGCPIREINSFGEKYHLVVDDPETAMAAVRQALTAAGLEVVSLAETPPTIEDVFVALAI from the coding sequence ATGATCGAGCTGACGGAGGTCACCAAAAGCTTCGGGGCGACGATGGCGGTGGCTGAGTTGACGCTAACCGTCGAACGGGGCGAGATCTTCGGCCTGGTCGGCCCGGACGGCGCCGGGAAGACCACGGCCATCCGTATGATGACCGGGGTGATCGACCCCGATTCCGGAACCGTCCGGGTCCTGGGGGAGCGCAACATCGAAACGATCAAGCCGCGCCTCGGCTACGTGCCGCAACGGTTCAGCCTCTATGGCGACCTGACGGTGATGGAGAATATCCGCTTCATTGGTTCGCTGTATGGGGCCGAGCGCCGCAAGATCGAATCCAAGGCCGAGGCGATCCTGCGCTTCACCAAATTATGGGAGTTCCGGACGCGCTTGGCCGACAATCTCTCCGGAGGCATGAAGCAAAAGCTGGCGCTGGCGGCCGGACTGATGCACCAACCGGAGCTTTTCTTCCTCGACGAACCGACCACCGGGGTGGACCCGGTATCGCGGCGCGAGTTTTGGCAGATGCTCTACAGCCTGAACAAGGAAGGAATGACCGTCTTCGTCTCCACGCCCTATATGGACGAAGCCGAACTCTGCACTAAGGTCGCTTTCATGCACAACGGCAGGATCGTGTCGCTGGGGTCCCCGGAACAGTTGCGCCGGGAGTACCCCTACCGCCTGCTCGAATTGCAGGTGCGCCATAAGAATATCAAGCCGTTGCTGGCCGGTTGCCCGATCCGGGAGATCAATTCGTTCGGGGAAAAGTATCACCTGGTGGTGGACGATCCGGAGACCGCCATGGCCGCGGTCCGGCAGGCCTTGACCGCCGCCGGACTGGAAGTGGTCTCGCTGGCGGAAACGCCCCCCACGATCGAGGATGTTTTTGTGGCTTTAGCTATATAA
- a CDS encoding ABC transporter ATP-binding protein, producing MYAVEIENLTRKFGDFTAVNRISLRIEQGSIYGFLGPNGSGKSTTIRMLCGILEPTEGTGTILGLDLKRDCEALKSKIGYMSQKFSLYNDLTVIENLRFYAGMYSLTEPEKSARIAAMIEMAGIRGRERELAGNLSGGWKQRLALGCSILHRPALLFLDEPTGGVDPKSRRMFWDIIYQLAAEGTTVMVTTHFMDEAEHCDQIGFIFEGNLIVSDTPDNIKKVIPGELLEIASSEPMELLKQFEQHREHLLDAYMYGTTLHLLVQPGMAELFSAYRPRRIAPALEDVFIYFVKSKRGEMSA from the coding sequence ATGTACGCTGTGGAGATCGAAAATCTGACCCGGAAGTTCGGCGATTTTACCGCCGTCAACCGGATCAGCCTCCGGATCGAGCAGGGCAGTATCTATGGTTTTTTGGGCCCCAACGGCTCCGGGAAATCGACGACCATCCGAATGCTTTGCGGGATATTGGAACCGACTGAGGGGACTGGGACGATCCTGGGGTTGGATCTCAAACGCGACTGTGAGGCGCTCAAGTCGAAGATCGGCTATATGTCGCAAAAGTTCAGTTTGTATAATGATCTGACGGTCATCGAAAACCTGCGTTTTTACGCCGGAATGTACAGCCTGACTGAACCCGAGAAATCGGCGCGGATCGCCGCAATGATCGAGATGGCGGGAATCCGGGGCCGCGAACGGGAACTGGCCGGGAATCTCTCCGGTGGTTGGAAGCAGCGGTTGGCGCTGGGCTGCTCCATCCTGCACCGTCCCGCGCTGCTCTTCCTGGATGAGCCGACCGGCGGGGTCGATCCCAAATCGCGCCGGATGTTTTGGGACATCATTTACCAGCTGGCTGCGGAAGGAACCACGGTCATGGTGACCACGCACTTCATGGATGAAGCCGAGCACTGCGACCAGATCGGTTTCATCTTCGAGGGGAACCTGATCGTCTCGGATACGCCGGACAATATCAAAAAAGTGATTCCCGGCGAGCTGCTGGAGATCGCGAGCTCGGAGCCGATGGAGCTGCTGAAACAGTTCGAACAGCACCGGGAGCATCTCCTGGATGCCTATATGTACGGGACGACCCTGCATCTGTTGGTACAGCCCGGTATGGCCGAGCTCTTCTCCGCCTACCGGCCGCGGCGGATCGCTCCCGCGCTGGAGGATGTCTTTATTTACTTTGTCAAATCGAAACGCGGGGAGATGAGCGCATGA